Proteins from a single region of Ziziphus jujuba cultivar Dongzao chromosome 1, ASM3175591v1:
- the LOC132805015 gene encoding mediator of RNA polymerase II transcription subunit 15a-like isoform X3: MDNNNWRPIQGGEPTMETSDWRTELQPGSREKIVDKIMDTLKKHLPVSGQDGLQELKKIAKRFEEKIYIAATSTTDYLRKISLKMLSMETKSQNTMASSLPSNTVGTSNRTPDPGSLGMQSQVPNQAQSLPMQMAANPSQTRQQLLSQNIQNSAGVQSSAGLSSALPPASSLAQPSVPSVVSQNPNMQNMPATSQNAVGNTMGQSVPSNMFARQMQGRQQVLPQQQQQQQQQSQNQSQYIYQQQLHNPLLKQKFPQANIPQTMIQSHIHHQQQQQQQNLLQPTQLQSSQQTVMQTSSAMQPSLMQSSLSSLQPNQQPTKSMLQQHQQSILRQPQQPQQSSVVHQQQTSMAQQAILPPQQQQQQLMGQQPNATNMQQTHLIGQQNNVGDMQQQQRLQGQQNNLSNLQQQQQQQQQQQQQQQQQFMAQQSNLSNMHQQQLGPQSSVTGLQQQQQLLGSQTGNSSMQTNQHSVHMLQQSKAPGQQQPQQSASTLLPTQGQQSQPQQSQQQLLSQIQSQAPQMQQQLGLQQQPNPLQRDMPQRLQPSGQGPGSLLQQQNVIDQQKQLYQSQRALPETSSNSTAQTGHASGGDWKEEVYQKIKRLKDLYFADVNEMSQKIALKLQQHDSLEQPKTEQLEKLRLFKAMLDKSMAFLQLNKNSILIGHKDKLPLYEKQIVSFVSSNRPRKPASSLQQGQLPPPHIQSMLQPQSQTNQVQPHENQINPQLPSMNVQSSVSTMQQNNISSVQQNSVSSLSGVSSTQQTMINSLQSNSNLDSGQGNSLNSMQQVGMGSMQQAPASAPQQANINVLSSQNGVNVLQPNMNSLQSTSGILQHQQLKQQQEILQSQQQLKQQFQHRQMQNQILQQKQQQLLQQQQQQQQQQQQQQQQQQLQQQTKQQLTGQLPPHQQQMPQLHQVNDDLKMRQSLGVKSGVFPQHVSSGQRPSYPHQPLKSGSPFPIPSNQLLQAASPQILQHSSPQVDQQNLLTSLTKAGTPLQSANSPFVVPSPSTPLASSPMPDPEKPMSGVSSLSNTGNIGQQQTANVGVTASSIAIGTPGISASPLLAEYSGPDGTHGNTLASVSGKSTITEQPLERLIKAVKSMSQKALCASVSDIGSVVCMTDRIAGSAPGNGSRAAVGEDLVALTSCRLQARNFITQDATNGTRKMRRYTSAMPLNVVSSAGSINDSFKQLNGSETSDLDSTATSGVKRPRIEANHALLEEIREINQRLIDTVVDISDEDVDPSAAAAGAVEGGEGTIVKCSFSAVALSPNLKSQYASAQMSPIQPLRLLVPTNYPNCSPIFLDKLPVEVSKEYEDISVKAKSRFSISLRSLSQPMPLGEIARTWDVCARAVISEHAQQSGGGSFSSKYGTWENCLSAA, translated from the exons AATGGATACATTGAAGAAGCATCTTCCCGTCTCTGGTCAAGACGGATTGCAAGAACTCAAGAAAATCGCTAAAAGGTTTGAGGAAAAGATTTATATTGCTGCCACAAGCACG ACAGATTATCTAcggaaaatttctttaaaaatgctCTCAATGGAGACTAAGTCTCAGAACACAATGGCCAGTTCTTTGCCATCCAACACTGTTGGCACTAGCAACAGAACCCCAGATCCAG GATCTCTTGGCATGCAGTCTCAAGTTCCCAATCAGGCACAATCTCTTCCTATGCAAATGGCGGCTAACCCGTCTCAAACTCGCCAACAACTTTTATCACAGAACATTCAAAATTCTGCTGGAGTACAAAGTTCTGCTGGCTTATCATCTGCTCTTCCGCCTGCATCTAGCTTGGCCCAGCCTTCTGTTCCAAGTGTCGTCAGCCAAAAtccaaacatgcaaaatatgccTGCCACTTCACAGAATGCGGTAGGGAATACCATGGGCCAAAGTGTACCTTCGAATATGTTTGCAAGGCAAATGCAAGGAAGGCAACAAGTGCTTCCCcagcaacagcagcagcagcagcagcagtccCAAAATCAGTCTCAGTATATATACCAGCAGCAGCTACACAATCCACTATTGAAGCAGAAATTTCCACAGGCAAATATCCCACAAACAATGATACAATCCCATATCCACCaccagcagcagcaacaacagcaGAATCTATTACAGCCAACTCAGTTGCAATCTTCTCAGCAAACTGTTATGCAAACATCATCTGCAATGCAACCTTCCTTGATGCAATCATCTCTTTCTAGTCTTCAGCCAAATCAGCAGCCAACAAAATCCATGCTTCAGCAACATCAGCAATCAATTCTCAGGCAACCGCAACAACCTCAACAATCTTCTGTTGTTCACCAACAACAAACATCAATGGCACAGCAGGCAATATTACCCccacagcagcagcagcagcagcttaTGGGTCAACAGCCAAATGCTACAAACATGCAACAGACTCACTTAATTGGGCAACAAAACAATGTTGGGGACATGCAACAGCAACAGAGGTTGCAGGGCCAGCAGAATAATCTTTCAAATCtgcaacagcagcagcagcagcagcagcagcaacaacaacaacaacaacaacagtttATGGCTCAGCAAAGCAACCTATCAAATATGCATCAGCAACAGTTGGGCCCTCAAAGTAGTGTAACTGGATTGCAGCAACAGCAGCAGCTGCTTGGTAGCCAGACTGGGAACTCAAGCATGCAAACTAATCAGCACTCAGTGCACATGCTGCAACAATCGAAGGCTCCAGGGCAGCAACAACCTCAGCAGAGTGCATCTACTCTGTTACCAACTCAGGGACAGCAGTCACAACCACAACAATCACAGCAGCAATTATTGTCGCAGATTCAATCACAGGCCCCACAAATGCAGCAGCAGTTAGGTTTGCAGCAGCAGCCAAATCCACTACAACGAGACATGCCACAGAGGCTTCAGCCATCAGGTCAAGGTCCAGGATCCTTGCTTCAACAGCAGAATGTAATTGATCAGCAAAAGCAGTTATATCAATCACAAAGAGCTCTTCCAGAGACGTCATCAA ATTCAACGGCCCAGACAGGACATGCAAGTGGGGGTGATTGGAAAGAGGAAGTCTATCAAAAG ATCAAGAGGTTGAAGGACTTGTATTTTGCTGATGTGAATGAAATGTCCCAGAAAATTGCTCTTAAATTGCAGCAG CATGATTCCCTTGAACAACCCAAAACAGAGCAGCTTGAGAAGCTAAGATTATTTAAGGCTATGTTGGACAAAAGTATGGCGTTTTTACAGCTAAACAAAAATAGCATTTTAATAGGTCACAAGGATAAATTGCCTTTGTATGAGAAGCAGATAGTAAGTTTTGTCAGTTCAAATAGGCCCAGGAAACCTGCTTCTTCATTGCAGCAAGGACAGCTCCCACCACCTCATATACAGTCCATGCTGCAGCCACAATCTCAAACTAACCAAGTTCAACCCCATGAAAACCAAATTAACCCTCAGTTGCCATCAATGAATGTGCAAAGTTCTGTTTCAACAATGCAGCAGAATAACATTTCGAGTGTACAGCAGAATTCTGTGTCTTCTTTATCCGGGGTTTCATCAACACAGCAAACTATGATTAATTCACTGCAGTCAAACTCCAATCTGGATTCAGGACAAGGAAATTCACTGAACTCGATGCAGCAGGTTGGCATGGGATCTATGCAACAAGCTCCTGCAAGTGCTCCTCAACAGGCAAACATTAATGTCTTGTCATCACAGAATGGAGTTAATGTGCTTCAACCAAACATGAATTCCCTCCAATCCACATCTGGTATACTTCAACACCAGCAGCTGAAACAACAGCAGGAAATCTTGCAGTCACAGCAGCAGCTCAAACAACAGTTTCAACACCGACAAATGCAGAATCAGATATTGCAGCAGAAGCAACAACAACTActtcagcagcagcagcagcagcaacagcagcagcaacaacagcagcagcaacagcaaTTACAGCAGCAAACAAAGCAGCAGCTGACTGGACAGCTGCCACCACACCAGCAGCAAATGCCTCAGCTTCATCAAGTTAATGATGACTTGAAGATGAGACAGAGTCTGGGTGTTAAGTCGGGGGTCTTTCCACAACATGTCTCATCTGGTCAGCGTCCTTCTTATCCTCATCAACCATTGAAATCAGGATCTCCATTTCCTATCCCTTCAAATCAACTCCTTCAGGCTGCATCTCCTCAAATACTACAGCATTCTTCTCCACAGGTTGACCAGCAAAACCTGCTAACATCTCTCACAAAAGCAGGAACTCCTTTGCAATCTGCTAACTCACCTTTTGTTGTCCCATCACCTTCAACTCCCTTGGCATCATCCCCTATGCCTGACCCTGAAAAACCCATGTCAGGTGTTTCCTCACTTTCAAATACTGGAAATATTGGACAGCAACAAACTGCAAATGTTGGTGTAACAGCCTCCTCTATTGCCATTGGCACTCCTGGAATATCAGCTTCCCCTCTGCTAGCGGAGTATAGTGGTCCAGATGGCACTCATGGTAATACTTTAGCATCTGTTTCTGGCAAGTCAACCATTACAGAGCAGCCTCTCGAACGTTTGATCAAAGCG GTAAAATCAATGTCACAAAAGGCATTATGTGCCTCTGTCAGTGACATTGGCTCAGTTGTATGCATGACTGATAGGATAGCAGGATCAGCGCCGGGTAATGGATCTAGAGCTGCAGTTGGTGAAGATTTGGTTGCCTTGACATCGTGTCGTCTGCAAGCAAGAAATTTTATCACTCAGGATGCAACAAATGGGACAAGGAAAATGAGGCGCTATACGAGTGCCATGCCCTTAAATGTCGTGTCATCGGCTGGTAGCATAAATGATAGTTTTAAGCAGTTGAATGGTTCAGAAACATCTGACCTGGACTCTACAGCAACATCTGGTGTCAAGAGGCCTAGGATTGAG GCTAATCATGCCCTTTTAGAAGAAATAAGGGAAATAAATCAGCGACTCATAGACACAGTTGTTGATATTAGTGATGAAGATGTTGATCCAAGTGCTgctgctgctggtgctgttgaAGGGGGTGAAGGCACCATTGTCAAGTGCTCTTTCAGTGCCGTGGCTCTTAGTCCCAACTTGAAATCTCAGTATGCTTCAGCTCAAATG TCACCAATTCAACCTTTAAGATTGCTTGTTCCCACAAATTATCCCAACTGCTCTCCAATATTCTTGGACAAACTTCCTGTTGAAGTCAG CAAGGAATATGAAGATATTTCAGTAAAAGCCAAGTCAAGGTTTAGCATATCTCTACGGAGCCTTTCGCAGCCAATGCCGCTGGGTGAGATAGCAAGGACTTGGGATGTTTGTGCTCGAGCTGTTATTTCCGAGCATGCGCAGCAGAGTGGTGGAGGCAGCTTCAGCTCAAAATATGGAACTTGGGAGAACTGTTTGAGCGCTGCTTAA
- the LOC132805015 gene encoding mediator of RNA polymerase II transcription subunit 15a-like isoform X1, which yields MDNNNWRPIQGGEPTMETSDWRTELQPGSREKIVDKIMDTLKKHLPVSGQDGLQELKKIAKRFEEKIYIAATSTTDYLRKISLKMLSMETKSQNTMASSLPSNTVGTSNRTPDPGSLGMQSQVPNQAQSLPMQMAANPSQTRQQLLSQNIQNSAGVQSSAGLSSALPPASSLAQPSVPSVVSQNPNMQNMPATSQNAVGNTMGQSVPSNMFARQMQGRQQVLPQQQQQQQQQSQNQSQYIYQQQLHNPLLKQKFPQANIPQTMIQSHIHHQQQQQQQNLLQPTQLQSSQQTVMQTSSAMQPSLMQSSLSSLQPNQQPTKSMLQQHQQSILRQPQQPQQSSVVHQQQTSMAQQAILPPQQQQQQLMGQQPNATNMQQTHLIGQQNNVGDMQQQQRLQGQQNNLSNLQQQQQQQQQQQQQQQQQFMAQQSNLSNMHQQQLGPQSSVTGLQQQQQLLGSQTGNSSMQTNQHSVHMLQQSKAPGQQQPQQSASTLLPTQGQQSQPQQSQQQLLSQIQSQAPQMQQQLGLQQQPNPLQRDMPQRLQPSGQGPGSLLQQQNVIDQQKQLYQSQRALPETSSTSLDSTAQTGHASGGDWKEEVYQKIKRLKDLYFADVNEMSQKIALKLQQHDSLEQPKTEQLEKLRLFKAMLDKSMAFLQLNKNSILIGHKDKLPLYEKQIVSFVSSNRPRKPASSLQQGQLPPPHIQSMLQPQSQTNQVQPHENQINPQLPSMNVQSSVSTMQQNNISSVQQNSVSSLSGVSSTQQTMINSLQSNSNLDSGQGNSLNSMQQVGMGSMQQAPASAPQQANINVLSSQNGVNVLQPNMNSLQSTSGILQHQQLKQQQEILQSQQQLKQQFQHRQMQNQILQQKQQQLLQQQQQQQQQQQQQQQQQQLQQQTKQQLTGQLPPHQQQMPQLHQVNDDLKMRQSLGVKSGVFPQHVSSGQRPSYPHQPLKSGSPFPIPSNQLLQAASPQILQHSSPQVDQQNLLTSLTKAGTPLQSANSPFVVPSPSTPLASSPMPDPEKPMSGVSSLSNTGNIGQQQTANVGVTASSIAIGTPGISASPLLAEYSGPDGTHGNTLASVSGKSTITEQPLERLIKAVKSMSQKALCASVSDIGSVVCMTDRIAGSAPGNGSRAAVGEDLVALTSCRLQARNFITQDATNGTRKMRRYTSAMPLNVVSSAGSINDSFKQLNGSETSDLDSTATSGVKRPRIEANHALLEEIREINQRLIDTVVDISDEDVDPSAAAAGAVEGGEGTIVKCSFSAVALSPNLKSQYASAQMSPIQPLRLLVPTNYPNCSPIFLDKLPVEVSKEYEDISVKAKSRFSISLRSLSQPMPLGEIARTWDVCARAVISEHAQQSGGGSFSSKYGTWENCLSAA from the exons AATGGATACATTGAAGAAGCATCTTCCCGTCTCTGGTCAAGACGGATTGCAAGAACTCAAGAAAATCGCTAAAAGGTTTGAGGAAAAGATTTATATTGCTGCCACAAGCACG ACAGATTATCTAcggaaaatttctttaaaaatgctCTCAATGGAGACTAAGTCTCAGAACACAATGGCCAGTTCTTTGCCATCCAACACTGTTGGCACTAGCAACAGAACCCCAGATCCAG GATCTCTTGGCATGCAGTCTCAAGTTCCCAATCAGGCACAATCTCTTCCTATGCAAATGGCGGCTAACCCGTCTCAAACTCGCCAACAACTTTTATCACAGAACATTCAAAATTCTGCTGGAGTACAAAGTTCTGCTGGCTTATCATCTGCTCTTCCGCCTGCATCTAGCTTGGCCCAGCCTTCTGTTCCAAGTGTCGTCAGCCAAAAtccaaacatgcaaaatatgccTGCCACTTCACAGAATGCGGTAGGGAATACCATGGGCCAAAGTGTACCTTCGAATATGTTTGCAAGGCAAATGCAAGGAAGGCAACAAGTGCTTCCCcagcaacagcagcagcagcagcagcagtccCAAAATCAGTCTCAGTATATATACCAGCAGCAGCTACACAATCCACTATTGAAGCAGAAATTTCCACAGGCAAATATCCCACAAACAATGATACAATCCCATATCCACCaccagcagcagcaacaacagcaGAATCTATTACAGCCAACTCAGTTGCAATCTTCTCAGCAAACTGTTATGCAAACATCATCTGCAATGCAACCTTCCTTGATGCAATCATCTCTTTCTAGTCTTCAGCCAAATCAGCAGCCAACAAAATCCATGCTTCAGCAACATCAGCAATCAATTCTCAGGCAACCGCAACAACCTCAACAATCTTCTGTTGTTCACCAACAACAAACATCAATGGCACAGCAGGCAATATTACCCccacagcagcagcagcagcagcttaTGGGTCAACAGCCAAATGCTACAAACATGCAACAGACTCACTTAATTGGGCAACAAAACAATGTTGGGGACATGCAACAGCAACAGAGGTTGCAGGGCCAGCAGAATAATCTTTCAAATCtgcaacagcagcagcagcagcagcagcagcaacaacaacaacaacaacaacagtttATGGCTCAGCAAAGCAACCTATCAAATATGCATCAGCAACAGTTGGGCCCTCAAAGTAGTGTAACTGGATTGCAGCAACAGCAGCAGCTGCTTGGTAGCCAGACTGGGAACTCAAGCATGCAAACTAATCAGCACTCAGTGCACATGCTGCAACAATCGAAGGCTCCAGGGCAGCAACAACCTCAGCAGAGTGCATCTACTCTGTTACCAACTCAGGGACAGCAGTCACAACCACAACAATCACAGCAGCAATTATTGTCGCAGATTCAATCACAGGCCCCACAAATGCAGCAGCAGTTAGGTTTGCAGCAGCAGCCAAATCCACTACAACGAGACATGCCACAGAGGCTTCAGCCATCAGGTCAAGGTCCAGGATCCTTGCTTCAACAGCAGAATGTAATTGATCAGCAAAAGCAGTTATATCAATCACAAAGAGCTCTTCCAGAGACGTCATCAA CATCTCTAGATTCAACGGCCCAGACAGGACATGCAAGTGGGGGTGATTGGAAAGAGGAAGTCTATCAAAAG ATCAAGAGGTTGAAGGACTTGTATTTTGCTGATGTGAATGAAATGTCCCAGAAAATTGCTCTTAAATTGCAGCAG CATGATTCCCTTGAACAACCCAAAACAGAGCAGCTTGAGAAGCTAAGATTATTTAAGGCTATGTTGGACAAAAGTATGGCGTTTTTACAGCTAAACAAAAATAGCATTTTAATAGGTCACAAGGATAAATTGCCTTTGTATGAGAAGCAGATAGTAAGTTTTGTCAGTTCAAATAGGCCCAGGAAACCTGCTTCTTCATTGCAGCAAGGACAGCTCCCACCACCTCATATACAGTCCATGCTGCAGCCACAATCTCAAACTAACCAAGTTCAACCCCATGAAAACCAAATTAACCCTCAGTTGCCATCAATGAATGTGCAAAGTTCTGTTTCAACAATGCAGCAGAATAACATTTCGAGTGTACAGCAGAATTCTGTGTCTTCTTTATCCGGGGTTTCATCAACACAGCAAACTATGATTAATTCACTGCAGTCAAACTCCAATCTGGATTCAGGACAAGGAAATTCACTGAACTCGATGCAGCAGGTTGGCATGGGATCTATGCAACAAGCTCCTGCAAGTGCTCCTCAACAGGCAAACATTAATGTCTTGTCATCACAGAATGGAGTTAATGTGCTTCAACCAAACATGAATTCCCTCCAATCCACATCTGGTATACTTCAACACCAGCAGCTGAAACAACAGCAGGAAATCTTGCAGTCACAGCAGCAGCTCAAACAACAGTTTCAACACCGACAAATGCAGAATCAGATATTGCAGCAGAAGCAACAACAACTActtcagcagcagcagcagcagcaacagcagcagcaacaacagcagcagcaacagcaaTTACAGCAGCAAACAAAGCAGCAGCTGACTGGACAGCTGCCACCACACCAGCAGCAAATGCCTCAGCTTCATCAAGTTAATGATGACTTGAAGATGAGACAGAGTCTGGGTGTTAAGTCGGGGGTCTTTCCACAACATGTCTCATCTGGTCAGCGTCCTTCTTATCCTCATCAACCATTGAAATCAGGATCTCCATTTCCTATCCCTTCAAATCAACTCCTTCAGGCTGCATCTCCTCAAATACTACAGCATTCTTCTCCACAGGTTGACCAGCAAAACCTGCTAACATCTCTCACAAAAGCAGGAACTCCTTTGCAATCTGCTAACTCACCTTTTGTTGTCCCATCACCTTCAACTCCCTTGGCATCATCCCCTATGCCTGACCCTGAAAAACCCATGTCAGGTGTTTCCTCACTTTCAAATACTGGAAATATTGGACAGCAACAAACTGCAAATGTTGGTGTAACAGCCTCCTCTATTGCCATTGGCACTCCTGGAATATCAGCTTCCCCTCTGCTAGCGGAGTATAGTGGTCCAGATGGCACTCATGGTAATACTTTAGCATCTGTTTCTGGCAAGTCAACCATTACAGAGCAGCCTCTCGAACGTTTGATCAAAGCG GTAAAATCAATGTCACAAAAGGCATTATGTGCCTCTGTCAGTGACATTGGCTCAGTTGTATGCATGACTGATAGGATAGCAGGATCAGCGCCGGGTAATGGATCTAGAGCTGCAGTTGGTGAAGATTTGGTTGCCTTGACATCGTGTCGTCTGCAAGCAAGAAATTTTATCACTCAGGATGCAACAAATGGGACAAGGAAAATGAGGCGCTATACGAGTGCCATGCCCTTAAATGTCGTGTCATCGGCTGGTAGCATAAATGATAGTTTTAAGCAGTTGAATGGTTCAGAAACATCTGACCTGGACTCTACAGCAACATCTGGTGTCAAGAGGCCTAGGATTGAG GCTAATCATGCCCTTTTAGAAGAAATAAGGGAAATAAATCAGCGACTCATAGACACAGTTGTTGATATTAGTGATGAAGATGTTGATCCAAGTGCTgctgctgctggtgctgttgaAGGGGGTGAAGGCACCATTGTCAAGTGCTCTTTCAGTGCCGTGGCTCTTAGTCCCAACTTGAAATCTCAGTATGCTTCAGCTCAAATG TCACCAATTCAACCTTTAAGATTGCTTGTTCCCACAAATTATCCCAACTGCTCTCCAATATTCTTGGACAAACTTCCTGTTGAAGTCAG CAAGGAATATGAAGATATTTCAGTAAAAGCCAAGTCAAGGTTTAGCATATCTCTACGGAGCCTTTCGCAGCCAATGCCGCTGGGTGAGATAGCAAGGACTTGGGATGTTTGTGCTCGAGCTGTTATTTCCGAGCATGCGCAGCAGAGTGGTGGAGGCAGCTTCAGCTCAAAATATGGAACTTGGGAGAACTGTTTGAGCGCTGCTTAA